One genomic region from Balaenoptera musculus isolate JJ_BM4_2016_0621 chromosome X, mBalMus1.pri.v3, whole genome shotgun sequence encodes:
- the LOC118888416 gene encoding 60S ribosomal protein L31-like, giving the protein MAPAKKGGEKKGQSTINEVVTREHTIIIHQRIHGVGFKKHAPRALKEIWKFAMKEVGTPDVHIDTELNKAVWAKGIRNIPYGVHVWLSRKRNEDEDSPNKLYTLVTYVPVTTFKNLQTVNVDEN; this is encoded by the coding sequence ATGGCTCCTGCAAAGAAGGGTGGCGAGAAGAAGGGCCAGTCCACCATCAACGAGGTGGTGACCAGAGAACACACTATCATCATTCACCAGCGCATCCATGGAGTGGGTTTCAAGAAGCATGCCCCTCGGGCACTCAAAGAAATCTGGAAATTTGCCATGAAGGAGGTGGGAACTCCAGATGTACACATTGACACTGAGCTCAACAAAGCTGTCTGGGCCAAAGGAATAAGGAATATCCCATACGGTGTCCATGTGTGGTTGTCCAGAAAACGTAATGAAGATGAAGATTCACCAAACAAGCTCTATACGTTGGTTACCTATGTACCTGTCACCACTTTCAAAAATCTGCAGACGGTTAATGTGGATGAGAACTAA